From Lolium perenne isolate Kyuss_39 chromosome 5, Kyuss_2.0, whole genome shotgun sequence, a single genomic window includes:
- the LOC127299986 gene encoding uncharacterized protein, producing the protein MAPLSWRHHTLLQALLSRGPLPEPDFHALFTAVSGKNPASEQQLFSDTIGKINKELGYLHFDLRACINQYDGTVYYGVVNTIADEESKLGSKYSVPQIAFYKGLLEAIVQDGGNDGSITDIDALNVRIDNQVVIADSSQDSQSRLPYSITSFLFSQKEKTLHELIQDCWLAYTPEGRIGLGIRSFLDLRSWFRGNDIPSCVVCNEAGIKASTCPSEGCNVRMHNYCLKKKFSQRKATRACPGCATEWPRQEGEDDADEDVNDPGEGQEIPSAQPAERSSRKKRKVVKAELVEDAEEAGPSTAMPRRSSRSSRAEAAEEASTAGASQPARSSKRRKK; encoded by the exons ATGGCGCCGCTGTCGTGGCGGCACCACACGCTGCTGCAGGCGCTGCTCTCCCGCGGGCCGCTCCCGGAGCCAGACTTCCACGCCCTCTTCACCGCcgtcagcggcaagaaccccg CCAGTGAACAGCAACTGTTCAGCGATACGATTGGGAAGATCAACAAGGAGCTGGGGTATTTGCACTTTGACCTGCGAGCGTGCATAAACCAGTATGATGGAACAGTTTATTATGGAGTGGTCAACACCATCGCTGATGAAGAATCAAAGCTTGGATCCAAGTATTCCGTGCCACAGATTGCGTTCTACAAGGGACTG TTAGAAGCAATAGTTCAGGATGGTGGAAACGATGGGAGCATAACCGATATTGACGCTCTTAACGTCCGGATCGACAACCAG GTTGTAATTGCAGATAGTTCACAAGACAGTCAATCTCGTCTTCCTTATTCCATCACAAGCTTCTTGTTCTCCCAAAAGGAAAAGACTCTCCATGAACTGATACAAGATTGTTGGCTGGCATACACCCCAGAGGGCAGGATTGGTCTTGGTATCAGATCATTTCTTGATCTCCGAAGCTGGTTTCGTGGTAATGATATCCCATCTTGCGTGGTTTGCAATGAAGCTGGCATAAAG GCATCTACTTGTCCTAGTGAGGGATGCAATGTAAGAATGCATAACTACTGCCTGAAGAAGAAATTTTCACAGCGGAAG GCCACGAGAGCTTGTCCTGGTTGTGCTACTGAATGGCCAAGGCAGGAAGGCGAAGATGATGCTGACGAGGATGTGAATGATCCCGGGGAAGGTCAGGAGATCCCATCAGCACAACCAGCTGAGCGTTCTTCGAGGAAGAAACGGAAAGTAGTCAAAGCTGAGCTGGTGGAGGACGCTGAAGAGGCAGGCCCCTCAACCGCGATGCCCAGGAGAAGCTCGAGGAGCTCCCGGGCTGAGGCTGCTGAGGAGGCATCAACTGCAGGTGCTTCACAGCCAGCCAGGTCTTCCAAGAGAAGGAAGAAGTGA